A window of Pantoea agglomerans contains these coding sequences:
- the rnr gene encoding ribonuclease R produces MSNDPFQQREAEKYENPIPSREFILAHLEKREKPASRDELAQELNLTDEEHLEALRRRLRAMERDGQLVFTRRQCYALPERLDLLRGKVIGHRDGYGFLRVEGQKDDLYLSAEQMKMCMHGDVILAQPLGADRKGRREARVVRVLEPRNNQIVGRYFTDAGAGFVVPDDSRLSFDILIPPEETQQARMGSVVVVELMQRPTRRTKAIGKVAEILGDNMGTGLAVDMALRTHEIPHSWPPEVEKQVSKLSEEVPEAAKKGRIDLRKLPLVTIDGEDARDFDDAVYCEKKRGGGWRLWVAIADVSYYVRPGTPLDDEALQRGTSVYFPSQVVPMLPEVLSNGLCSLNPQVDRLCMVCEMTISATGKLTGFKHYEAVMNSHARLTYNKVWNILQGNPELREQYAPLLKPLEELHNMYKVLEQAREARGGISFETEEAKFIFNAERRIERVERTVRNDAHKLIEECMILANIASARFVEKHQEPALFRDHDRPSDDSITSFRTVLNELGLSLPGGTKPEPIDYAELLTQIADRPDAEMLQTMLLRSMKQAVYDPENRGHFGLALQSYAHFTSPIRRYPDLLLHRAIKYLLAQAEGEVKGNTTPTGGYHYEMQQMLQLGQHCSMTERRADEATRDVADWLKCDFMQDQVGNTFSGVISSVTGFGFFVRLDDLFIDGLVHVSTLDNDYYRFDAVGQRLIGESGGRTYRLGDAVEVRVEAVHLDERKIDFALISSQRQPRGEGKTARDKAKREGKAPPKRRRQMGKKGNFEPNEAFRDAKPASGKAKKEKKSKTPSEKTRKIAAATRAKRAAKKQA; encoded by the coding sequence ATGTCAAACGATCCTTTTCAGCAAAGAGAAGCTGAAAAATATGAAAACCCTATTCCGAGCCGTGAATTTATTCTGGCTCACCTCGAAAAACGCGAAAAACCAGCCAGCCGCGACGAGCTGGCGCAGGAACTGAATCTCACCGACGAAGAGCACCTTGAAGCGCTGCGTCGTCGTCTGCGCGCCATGGAGCGCGACGGTCAGCTGGTCTTTACCCGCCGCCAGTGCTATGCGCTGCCGGAACGTCTCGATCTGCTGCGCGGCAAGGTTATCGGCCACCGCGACGGCTACGGCTTCCTGCGCGTAGAAGGCCAGAAAGATGACCTCTATCTCTCCGCTGAGCAGATGAAAATGTGCATGCACGGCGACGTTATCCTGGCGCAGCCGCTGGGGGCCGATCGTAAAGGCCGCCGTGAAGCGCGCGTAGTGCGCGTGCTGGAGCCGCGCAACAACCAAATCGTCGGCCGTTACTTTACCGATGCGGGCGCCGGTTTCGTGGTGCCCGACGACAGCCGTCTGAGCTTCGACATTCTGATCCCGCCGGAAGAGACCCAGCAGGCGCGAATGGGCTCGGTGGTGGTGGTAGAGCTGATGCAGCGCCCGACGCGCCGCACCAAAGCCATTGGTAAAGTCGCAGAGATCCTCGGCGACAACATGGGCACCGGCCTGGCGGTCGATATGGCCCTGCGCACCCACGAAATCCCGCACAGCTGGCCGCCTGAAGTTGAAAAACAGGTAAGCAAGCTCAGCGAAGAGGTGCCTGAAGCGGCGAAAAAAGGGCGCATCGATCTGCGTAAGCTGCCGCTGGTCACTATCGACGGCGAAGATGCGCGCGACTTCGACGATGCGGTTTACTGCGAGAAAAAACGCGGCGGCGGCTGGCGCCTGTGGGTCGCCATCGCCGACGTCAGCTACTACGTGCGTCCCGGCACGCCGCTGGACGACGAAGCGCTGCAGCGCGGCACCTCGGTCTATTTCCCGTCGCAGGTCGTACCGATGCTGCCGGAAGTGCTCTCCAACGGGCTCTGCTCGCTGAACCCGCAGGTCGATCGTCTCTGCATGGTGTGCGAGATGACCATCTCTGCCACCGGCAAGCTGACCGGCTTCAAACACTATGAAGCGGTGATGAACTCCCATGCGCGCCTGACCTACAACAAAGTGTGGAATATCCTGCAGGGCAACCCGGAGCTGCGCGAACAGTACGCGCCGCTGCTGAAGCCGCTGGAAGAGCTGCATAACATGTACAAGGTGCTGGAACAGGCGCGCGAAGCGCGGGGCGGCATCTCGTTTGAGACCGAAGAAGCGAAGTTTATCTTCAACGCGGAACGCCGTATTGAGCGGGTAGAGCGCACCGTGCGCAACGACGCGCACAAGCTGATCGAAGAGTGCATGATCCTCGCCAACATCGCGTCGGCGCGCTTCGTCGAGAAGCATCAGGAGCCGGCGCTGTTCCGCGATCACGATCGCCCCAGCGACGACAGCATCACCAGCTTCCGTACCGTGCTTAACGAGCTGGGCCTCTCGCTGCCGGGTGGCACTAAGCCGGAACCGATCGACTACGCCGAGCTGCTGACGCAGATCGCCGATCGTCCAGACGCGGAAATGCTGCAAACCATGCTGCTGCGCTCCATGAAGCAGGCGGTCTACGATCCGGAAAACCGCGGACACTTTGGCCTGGCGCTGCAGTCTTACGCGCACTTTACCTCGCCGATCCGCCGCTATCCCGATCTGCTGCTGCACCGCGCCATTAAATATCTGCTGGCGCAGGCGGAAGGTGAGGTGAAAGGCAACACCACGCCGACCGGCGGCTATCACTACGAGATGCAGCAGATGCTGCAGCTCGGCCAGCACTGCTCAATGACGGAGCGCCGCGCCGACGAGGCGACGCGCGACGTCGCCGACTGGCTGAAGTGCGACTTTATGCAGGATCAGGTCGGCAATACTTTTAGCGGCGTGATCTCCAGCGTAACCGGCTTCGGCTTCTTTGTGCGCCTGGACGACCTCTTTATTGACGGCCTGGTACACGTCTCCACGCTGGACAACGACTACTACCGTTTCGATGCGGTGGGACAGCGCCTGATCGGCGAGTCGGGCGGACGCACCTATCGTCTGGGCGATGCGGTCGAAGTGCGGGTCGAGGCGGTGCATCTGGATGAGCGCAAGATCGACTTCGCGCTGATCTCCAGTCAGCGCCAGCCGCGCGGCGAAGGCAAAACCGCGCGCGACAAAGCGAAGCGTGAAGGCAAAGCGCCGCCGAAGCGTCGCCGTCAGATGGGAAAAAAAGGCAACTTTGAGCCGAACGAAGCGTTCCGCGACGCGAAGCCCGCCTCTGGCAAGGCGAAGAAAGAGAAAAAAAGCAAAACCCCGTCGGAAAAAACCCGTAAAATCGCCGCCGCCACCAGGGCGAAGCGCGCCGCGAAAAAGCAGGCCTGA
- the rlmB gene encoding 23S rRNA (guanosine(2251)-2'-O)-methyltransferase RlmB has protein sequence MSEIIFGIHAVQALLERDPQRFQEVFILKGRDDRRLQPLVAALEAQGIVIQLANRQWLDGQVEGGVHQGIVARIRPGRQYQEGDLPDLLASLEKPLLLVLDGVTDPHNLGACLRSADAAGVHAVIVPKDRSASLNATAKKVASGAAENVPLIRVTNLARTLRLLQEYNIWVVGTAGEADHTLYQSNMTGPMALVMGAEGEGMRRLTREHCDELISIPMAGSVSSLNVSVATGVCLFEAVRQRGA, from the coding sequence ATGAGCGAAATAATTTTTGGTATCCATGCCGTGCAGGCGCTGCTGGAGCGCGATCCCCAGCGCTTCCAGGAAGTCTTTATCCTCAAGGGCCGCGACGATCGTCGCCTGCAGCCGTTGGTGGCGGCGCTGGAAGCTCAGGGTATCGTTATCCAGCTGGCGAACCGCCAGTGGCTGGACGGCCAGGTTGAGGGCGGCGTGCATCAGGGTATCGTGGCGCGCATCCGGCCCGGCCGCCAGTACCAGGAAGGCGATCTGCCGGATCTGCTGGCCAGCCTGGAGAAGCCGCTGCTGCTGGTGCTGGACGGCGTCACCGATCCGCATAACCTTGGCGCCTGCCTGCGCAGCGCCGACGCCGCAGGCGTACACGCGGTGATCGTGCCGAAAGACCGCTCCGCCTCCCTTAACGCTACGGCGAAAAAAGTCGCCAGCGGCGCGGCGGAAAACGTGCCGCTGATCCGCGTCACCAACCTGGCGCGCACGCTGCGTCTGCTGCAGGAGTACAACATTTGGGTGGTCGGCACCGCTGGCGAAGCGGATCATACCCTCTACCAGAGCAACATGACCGGGCCGATGGCGCTGGTGATGGGCGCGGAAGGTGAAGGCATGCGCCGCCTGACCCGCGAGCACTGCGACGAGCTGATCAGCATCCCGATGGCGGGCAGCGTTTCATCGCTTAACGTCTCTGTTGCCACCGGCGTCTGCCTGTTTGAAGCGGTACGCCAGCGCGGGGCGTGA
- a CDS encoding isovaleryl-CoA dehydrogenase, which produces MTWTTHTVFNQPQPLSNSNLFLSDTPLREALVREGAEWDREWLASVGAQLGGAESLELGRLANAAPPELLRYDARGVRIDEVRFHPAWHLLMQGVCASRLHNLSWQPDVLDRAMVARAARFILHAQVEAGTLCPATMTHAAIPLLQRWLPDAFSGWRDPLLSDRYDTHALPGEQKRGLLIGMGMTEKQGGSDVTTNTTRAEPLADRAPGSLWRITGHKWFFSVPQSDAHLILAQSGNGLSCFFLPRLLPDGTRNAIRLERLKDKLGNRANASSEAEFQDATGWLVGEEGDGVRLILKMGGMTRFDCALGSHGQMRRAFSVALYHAHQRQVMGKDLVDQPLMRQVLATQALQLEGQTALLMRLARAWSQPAQPLEGAFARLFTPAAKYAVCKAGMPFVAEAMEVLGGIGYCEESELPRLYRDMPVNSIWEGSGNVMALDVLRVLRKQPGVAEMLNQEFEAVRGVNRLFDAGWRQLKLRLNRLQESQAREMAQRLFLLATGAQLLKYAEPPLADAWCRQWLDARGVRPIESQVAERLLLRASGG; this is translated from the coding sequence ATGACCTGGACAACCCACACCGTTTTCAATCAGCCGCAGCCCCTGAGCAACAGCAATCTCTTTCTCTCCGACACGCCGCTGCGCGAAGCGCTGGTGCGGGAAGGCGCCGAATGGGATCGCGAGTGGCTGGCGTCGGTGGGCGCCCAGCTTGGCGGTGCCGAGTCGCTGGAGCTGGGACGGCTGGCCAACGCCGCGCCGCCGGAGCTGCTGCGCTACGACGCGCGCGGCGTACGCATCGACGAGGTGCGTTTTCATCCCGCGTGGCACCTGCTGATGCAGGGCGTCTGCGCCAGCCGCCTGCATAATCTTAGCTGGCAGCCCGACGTGCTGGATCGCGCCATGGTGGCGCGCGCCGCGCGCTTTATTCTCCACGCTCAGGTCGAGGCCGGCACGCTCTGCCCGGCGACCATGACGCACGCCGCCATCCCGCTGCTGCAGCGCTGGCTGCCGGACGCCTTCAGCGGCTGGCGCGACCCGCTGCTCAGCGATCGCTACGATACCCACGCGCTGCCTGGCGAGCAGAAGCGCGGCCTGCTGATCGGCATGGGCATGACGGAAAAGCAGGGTGGCAGCGACGTCACCACCAACACCACGCGCGCGGAGCCGCTGGCGGACCGCGCGCCCGGCTCGCTCTGGCGCATCACCGGCCATAAGTGGTTCTTCTCCGTGCCGCAGAGCGATGCGCATCTGATCCTCGCCCAAAGCGGCAACGGCTTAAGCTGCTTTTTCCTGCCGCGCCTGCTGCCGGACGGCACGCGCAACGCTATTCGCCTTGAGCGACTCAAAGATAAGCTGGGCAACCGCGCCAACGCCAGCAGCGAAGCGGAGTTTCAGGACGCTACCGGCTGGCTGGTGGGGGAGGAGGGCGACGGCGTGCGGCTGATCCTTAAAATGGGCGGCATGACCCGCTTCGACTGCGCGCTCGGCAGCCACGGCCAGATGCGGCGTGCCTTCTCCGTCGCGCTCTACCATGCGCACCAGCGCCAGGTGATGGGCAAAGATCTGGTGGATCAGCCGCTGATGCGTCAGGTTCTGGCGACGCAGGCGCTGCAGCTTGAGGGGCAAACGGCGCTGCTGATGCGGCTGGCGCGCGCCTGGTCGCAGCCGGCGCAGCCGCTGGAGGGCGCATTTGCGCGGCTGTTCACCCCGGCGGCGAAGTACGCCGTCTGCAAGGCGGGCATGCCGTTTGTCGCCGAGGCGATGGAGGTGCTGGGGGGCATTGGCTACTGCGAAGAGAGCGAGCTGCCGCGTCTCTATCGCGATATGCCGGTTAACAGCATCTGGGAAGGCTCGGGCAATGTCATGGCTCTCGACGTGCTGCGCGTGCTGCGCAAACAGCCCGGCGTAGCTGAGATGCTGAATCAGGAGTTTGAGGCGGTCAGGGGCGTGAATCGCCTGTTTGACGCCGGCTGGCGGCAGCTAAAGCTGCGCCTGAACCGACTGCAGGAGAGTCAGGCGCGGGAAATGGCCCAGCGCCTGTTTTTGCTGGCGACCGGCGCGCAGCTGCTAAAGTATGCCGAGCCGCCGCTGGCGGACGCCTGGTGCCGGCAGTGGCTCGACGCGCGCGGCGTACGTCCGATCGAAAGCCAGGTGGCGGAGCGCTTACTGCTGCGCGCCAGCGGCGGGTGA
- the bsmA gene encoding biofilm peroxide resistance protein BsmA, which produces MRYAYLLTMALLVSGCSALKTTPQPPPAPTHQAQEITRAQSAGLPRLGSVSTQVRGSPDDAQRALAAEANQRGAVYYQVIMVDETVTPGYWYATAILYGASPAAGAQQ; this is translated from the coding sequence ATGCGTTACGCTTACTTACTGACAATGGCACTGCTGGTGAGCGGCTGTTCGGCGCTGAAAACCACGCCGCAGCCGCCGCCTGCGCCTACCCATCAGGCGCAGGAGATCACGCGCGCGCAGAGCGCTGGTTTGCCGAGGCTCGGCAGCGTCAGCACGCAGGTTCGCGGCTCGCCGGATGACGCCCAGCGCGCGCTGGCAGCGGAAGCCAATCAGCGCGGCGCGGTTTACTATCAGGTCATCATGGTGGATGAAACGGTGACGCCGGGTTACTGGTACGCTACGGCGATCCTTTACGGCGCGTCACCCGCCGCTGGCGCGCAGCAGTAA
- a CDS encoding methyl-accepting chemotaxis protein produces the protein MKRLSLSRMSLGVKLSVLTSLSVALLLFVLTLTQSHTAARQLESLATDDMHNQVQGISEMAAMFNATLTEEVNNYTQLFASFLPQRFSRDESSRIQVGEFSTPTLRAGLKTLNLDQIAVDDFLARTTAVSTIFVRDGDDYYRISTSLKKEDGSRAIGTRLDRSSAAWKSVSRGEIYRGLATLFGHRYITQYQPVKDESGAVIGILFVGVQIDKQYALMREKVLARRLGDSGHFYVLNGAPGAAQGQYLFAAQHEGKLPGWDASVQQALLSQPQGVQEAELDGESKMLAWQQLPGWNWIVVGEVSRDTLLAPINHSRNLFMLIGLALVLIFALGFVFYSRRAITRPLQQVIHLAEEYAAGNLRVHLDTRRHDEVGQLIAAINGIGDGLEKIVGQVRVAAQEISDGTDTIAASSLNISEQIGRQASSVEETSASMEQFGATVEHTADNLRQAMTLVAEASGLVTHGSQTVSRSVNTMSAIQVSSQSIADITHVIESIAFQTNILALNAAVEAARAGEHGRGFAVVAAEVRALAQRSAQAAKEIDGLIATSIRNVSEGHQLSQQTHDAMSHIVSHIEQVQALMSEINVAAQQQAAGIGQVNQAMNQISQATHENSELIAQADASAQNLSHKGHHLTQLVSVFHLKS, from the coding sequence ATGAAGCGTCTCTCTCTCAGCCGCATGAGTCTTGGAGTCAAGCTGTCTGTACTGACGTCTCTCAGCGTCGCGCTGCTGCTGTTTGTTCTGACACTGACCCAAAGCCACACTGCGGCCCGTCAGCTGGAAAGCCTCGCTACGGATGATATGCACAACCAGGTGCAGGGCATCAGCGAAATGGCCGCCATGTTCAACGCCACCCTCACTGAAGAGGTCAATAACTACACCCAGCTGTTCGCCAGCTTTTTGCCGCAGCGCTTTAGCCGCGACGAGAGTTCGCGCATTCAGGTCGGGGAGTTTTCCACGCCAACCCTGCGCGCCGGGCTGAAAACCCTGAACCTCGATCAGATCGCGGTGGACGACTTTTTAGCGCGCACCACCGCTGTCTCGACCATCTTTGTGCGCGACGGGGACGACTACTACCGCATCTCAACCTCGCTGAAAAAAGAGGACGGCAGCCGCGCCATCGGGACTCGCCTTGACCGCAGCAGCGCAGCGTGGAAAAGCGTGAGCCGCGGCGAAATCTATCGCGGGCTGGCAACGCTGTTCGGCCACCGCTATATCACCCAGTATCAGCCGGTCAAAGATGAAAGCGGCGCGGTGATCGGCATCCTGTTTGTTGGCGTGCAGATCGATAAGCAGTATGCGCTGATGCGCGAGAAGGTGCTGGCGCGCAGGCTGGGGGACAGCGGCCATTTCTACGTGCTGAACGGCGCGCCGGGCGCCGCGCAGGGACAATATCTGTTTGCCGCGCAGCATGAAGGCAAACTGCCGGGCTGGGACGCCAGCGTGCAGCAGGCGCTGCTGAGTCAGCCGCAGGGCGTGCAGGAAGCAGAGCTTGACGGCGAAAGCAAGATGCTGGCGTGGCAGCAGCTGCCGGGCTGGAACTGGATTGTGGTGGGCGAAGTGAGCCGCGACACGCTGCTGGCGCCGATTAATCACAGCCGTAATCTGTTTATGCTGATCGGCCTGGCGCTGGTGCTGATTTTTGCGCTGGGCTTTGTGTTTTACAGCCGCCGCGCCATCACCCGTCCGCTGCAGCAGGTGATCCATCTGGCTGAAGAGTATGCGGCGGGCAACCTGCGCGTGCATCTGGATACGCGCCGCCATGACGAAGTCGGCCAGCTGATTGCCGCTATTAACGGCATCGGCGACGGGCTGGAGAAGATTGTTGGTCAGGTGCGCGTCGCCGCGCAGGAGATCAGCGACGGCACTGACACCATCGCCGCCAGCAGCCTGAATATCAGCGAGCAGATTGGCCGCCAGGCGAGCAGCGTCGAGGAGACGTCAGCGAGCATGGAGCAGTTCGGCGCTACGGTCGAGCATACCGCCGACAACCTGCGCCAGGCGATGACGCTGGTGGCGGAAGCGAGCGGCCTGGTCACGCACGGCAGCCAGACGGTGAGCCGTTCGGTCAATACCATGTCGGCGATTCAGGTCTCATCCCAGAGCATTGCCGATATCACCCACGTAATCGAATCGATCGCTTTCCAGACCAATATTCTGGCGCTTAACGCGGCGGTAGAAGCGGCGCGCGCCGGTGAGCACGGCCGCGGCTTCGCGGTGGTTGCGGCGGAAGTGCGCGCGCTGGCGCAGCGCAGCGCGCAGGCAGCAAAAGAGATCGACGGCCTGATCGCCACCTCGATCCGCAACGTCTCGGAAGGCCACCAGCTGTCGCAGCAGACGCATGACGCCATGAGCCATATCGTGTCGCATATTGAGCAGGTGCAGGCGCTGATGAGCGAAATCAACGTTGCGGCGCAGCAGCAGGCGGCGGGGATCGGTCAGGTAAATCAGGCGATGAACCAGATTAGCCAGGCGACCCATGAGAACAGCGAGCTGATAGCGCAGGCGGATGCGTCGGCGCAGAATCTGAGCCACAAAGGTCATCATCTCACGCAGCTGGTCAGCGTATTTCATCTGAAATCCTGA
- the yjfP gene encoding esterase encodes MIELNTERLAGIQVLHAAPASQREAALPTVLLYHDFTSSKEVYAYLAVALAQAGFRAVMPDADLHGARDNGNDAVRLSRFWQILQRNIDELPQLENALRAAGLVDGERFAVAGASLGGMTALGAMARYPQIRSVACLMGSGYFMRLSRSLFPPVSLSSPEEWAQFDRLMAPLAAYDPSEKLETLANRPLLLWHGEADEVVPFAETARLVAALRESGQADKMTFFSEPGIGHKITPFALRALVDFFKQNL; translated from the coding sequence ATGATTGAACTGAATACGGAACGGCTGGCGGGCATTCAGGTGCTGCACGCTGCGCCTGCGAGCCAGCGCGAGGCAGCGCTGCCGACGGTACTGCTCTACCACGATTTTACCTCTTCTAAAGAGGTGTACGCTTATCTGGCCGTGGCGCTGGCGCAGGCGGGATTTCGCGCCGTAATGCCTGACGCCGATCTGCACGGCGCGCGCGACAACGGCAACGATGCGGTGCGGCTTTCCCGTTTCTGGCAGATTCTGCAGCGCAATATCGACGAGCTGCCACAGCTGGAGAACGCGCTGCGCGCCGCCGGGCTGGTTGACGGCGAGCGCTTCGCCGTGGCGGGCGCATCGCTGGGCGGTATGACCGCGCTGGGGGCGATGGCACGCTATCCGCAGATCCGCAGCGTCGCCTGCCTGATGGGATCGGGCTATTTTATGCGGCTCAGCCGCTCGCTCTTTCCGCCGGTAAGCCTCAGCTCGCCTGAAGAGTGGGCGCAGTTCGATCGGCTTATGGCGCCGCTGGCGGCTTACGATCCCAGTGAAAAGCTGGAGACGCTGGCGAACCGGCCGCTGCTGCTGTGGCACGGCGAAGCGGACGAAGTGGTGCCTTTCGCGGAAACCGCGCGGCTGGTAGCAGCGCTGCGGGAGAGCGGCCAGGCCGATAAGATGACCTTTTTTTCAGAACCGGGCATCGGCCACAAAATCACCCCTTTCGCGCTGCGCGCGCTGGTCGATTTCTTTAAGCAGAATCTATGA
- the rpsF gene encoding 30S ribosomal protein S6: MRHYEIVFMVHPDQSEQVPGMIERYTGAITGAEGTIHRLEDWGRRQLAYPINKLHKAHYVLMNVEAPQEVIDELETNFRFNDAVIRSMVMRVKHAVTEASPMVKAKDERRERREDFANETSDESDAGDSEE, translated from the coding sequence ATGCGTCATTACGAAATCGTATTTATGGTCCATCCTGACCAGAGCGAACAGGTTCCAGGTATGATCGAGCGTTACACTGGTGCTATCACTGGTGCAGAAGGCACGATCCACCGTCTGGAAGACTGGGGCCGCCGTCAGCTGGCTTACCCGATCAACAAACTGCACAAAGCTCACTATGTTCTGATGAACGTAGAAGCGCCGCAGGAAGTGATCGACGAGCTGGAAACGAACTTCCGCTTCAACGACGCCGTTATCCGCAGCATGGTTATGCGCGTTAAGCACGCGGTAACCGAAGCATCTCCGATGGTTAAAGCGAAAGACGAGCGTCGTGAGCGCCGCGAAGATTTCGCTAACGAAACCTCTGACGAGTCAGATGCTGGGGATTCTGAAGAGTAA
- the priB gene encoding primosomal replication protein N → MTANRLRLSGTVCKTPVRKVSPSGIPHCQFVLEHRSVQEEAGFHRQAWCRMPVIISGTLHQEITQHITVGTPLILEGFISCHQARNGQSKMVLHAEQIELIDSGD, encoded by the coding sequence GTGACGGCCAATCGACTGCGCCTGTCTGGCACCGTGTGCAAGACGCCGGTTCGAAAAGTGAGCCCGTCAGGAATTCCTCACTGTCAGTTTGTGCTTGAGCACCGCTCAGTGCAGGAAGAAGCCGGTTTCCACCGGCAAGCCTGGTGCAGAATGCCCGTTATTATCAGCGGCACGCTTCATCAGGAGATTACTCAACATATAACGGTCGGCACGCCGCTCATTCTCGAAGGCTTCATTAGCTGCCATCAGGCGCGAAATGGACAGAGTAAAATGGTGCTGCATGCCGAGCAGATTGAATTGATAGATTCTGGAGACTAG
- the rpsR gene encoding 30S ribosomal protein S18, whose protein sequence is MARYFRRRKFCRFTAEGVQEIDYKDIATLKNYITESGKIVPSRITGTRAKYQRQLARAIKRARYLSLLPYTDRHQ, encoded by the coding sequence ATGGCACGTTATTTCCGTCGTCGCAAGTTCTGCCGTTTCACCGCGGAAGGCGTTCAAGAGATCGACTACAAAGATATCGCTACGCTGAAAAACTACATCACTGAAAGCGGTAAGATCGTACCGAGCCGTATCACCGGTACTCGCGCAAAATACCAGCGTCAGCTGGCTCGTGCTATCAAGCGCGCGCGTTACCTGTCTCTGCTGCCGTACACTGATCGTCATCAGTAA
- the rplI gene encoding 50S ribosomal protein L9, producing the protein MQVILLDKVANLGSLGDQVNVKAGYARNFLVPQGKAVPATKKNVEYFEARRAELEAKLADVLAAANARAEKINALGSVTIASKSGDEGKLFGSIGTRDIADAVTAAGVEVAKSEVRLPNGVLRTTGEHEVDFQVHSEVFAKLVVNVVAE; encoded by the coding sequence ATGCAAGTTATTCTGCTTGATAAAGTAGCAAACCTGGGCAGCCTGGGTGACCAGGTTAACGTTAAAGCGGGCTACGCGCGCAACTTCCTGGTACCGCAGGGCAAAGCTGTTCCTGCTACCAAGAAAAACGTTGAATATTTCGAAGCTCGCCGCGCTGAACTGGAAGCCAAACTGGCTGACGTTCTGGCTGCTGCCAACGCACGCGCTGAGAAAATCAATGCACTGGGTTCAGTGACCATCGCCTCTAAATCAGGCGACGAAGGTAAACTGTTCGGTTCTATCGGTACCCGCGACATCGCTGACGCTGTAACTGCAGCTGGCGTTGAAGTGGCGAAGAGCGAAGTTCGCCTGCCGAACGGCGTTCTGCGCACCACCGGTGAGCATGAAGTTGACTTCCAGGTTCACAGCGAAGTTTTCGCTAAACTGGTTGTGAATGTAGTTGCTGAGTAA
- a CDS encoding OapA family protein — MASEAPSRLPAWLSTVWHYTDNIGWMSPLPPAHRRGIVIALLVMLLAFLWPSSTPQYPVERPQTASGEKEVPMQAEIYDQKAPQQNAQPPKADSQGEWRSYTIASGQTLAQLFRDNNLPVGDVFAMARVEGSDQPLSALQSGQQVKIRQNAQGVVTGLTVDGASGPVLFTRQPDGSFIRAQ; from the coding sequence ATGGCTTCAGAGGCGCCTTCCCGCTTGCCCGCCTGGCTCAGCACAGTCTGGCACTATACGGATAATATTGGCTGGATGTCCCCGCTGCCGCCCGCACACCGGCGCGGCATTGTTATCGCCCTGCTGGTGATGCTGCTGGCCTTTTTGTGGCCGTCCAGCACGCCACAGTATCCTGTCGAGCGTCCGCAAACGGCGAGCGGCGAAAAAGAGGTGCCGATGCAGGCGGAGATCTACGACCAGAAAGCGCCGCAGCAAAATGCCCAGCCGCCGAAAGCGGACTCTCAGGGCGAATGGCGCAGCTACACCATTGCCTCAGGTCAGACGCTGGCGCAGCTGTTTCGCGATAATAATCTGCCGGTGGGCGACGTGTTCGCCATGGCGCGCGTAGAGGGCAGCGATCAGCCGCTGAGCGCGTTGCAGAGCGGGCAGCAGGTGAAGATTCGACAGAATGCGCAGGGCGTGGTGACGGGACTGACCGTGGACGGCGCCAGCGGGCCGGTGCTTTTTACGCGTCAGCCAGACGGCAGCTTTATCCGCGCGCAGTAG